The Actinomadura sp. WMMB 499 genome includes a window with the following:
- a CDS encoding DUF899 family protein, translated as MGDLTEARPLWAAGAGADHIAARRRLLAAEKELLDHAERVAAARRALPPGPVLPDYTLAEGPRDLASDEPVTPRALGELFGEHGALVVYHLMFAPDADEACPMCSMWVDGFNGVAHHVERRAAFAVVARAPLPKLRAWGRRRGWDRVRLLSGHDSAFGADLAMEGPGGAQRPGLLVFDRAGDRVRHRYTMQASVDPELPERGIDLLSPVWQLLDLVPAGRGDWYAANGYVPAPGR; from the coding sequence GTGGGCGATCTCACCGAGGCCCGGCCGCTGTGGGCGGCCGGGGCCGGAGCCGATCACATCGCGGCGCGGCGCAGGCTGCTGGCCGCCGAGAAGGAGCTGCTCGACCACGCCGAGCGGGTGGCCGCCGCCCGGCGCGCCCTGCCGCCGGGGCCCGTCCTGCCCGACTACACCCTGGCCGAGGGGCCGCGGGACCTCGCCTCCGACGAGCCCGTGACGCCGCGTGCGCTGGGCGAGCTGTTCGGCGAGCACGGCGCGCTCGTCGTCTACCACCTCATGTTCGCGCCCGACGCGGACGAGGCCTGCCCCATGTGCTCGATGTGGGTCGACGGCTTCAACGGCGTCGCCCACCACGTCGAGCGGCGGGCGGCCTTCGCCGTCGTGGCCAGGGCGCCGCTGCCGAAGCTGCGCGCGTGGGGCCGCCGCCGCGGCTGGGACCGGGTGCGCCTGCTGTCCGGTCACGACTCCGCGTTCGGCGCCGACCTCGCGATGGAGGGGCCGGGGGGCGCCCAGCGGCCGGGCCTGCTCGTGTTCGACCGTGCGGGCGACCGGGTGCGCCATCGTTACACGATGCAGGCCAGCGTCGACCCGGAGCTGCCCGAGCGCGGCATCGACCTGCTGTCGCCGGTCTGGCAGCTCCTCGACCTGGTGCCGGCCGGCCGCGGCGACTGGTACGCGGCCAACGGCTACGTGCCGGCCCCCGGGCGCTGA
- a CDS encoding sugar phosphate nucleotidyltransferase: MTGVVLAGGRGTRLAPLTAGTSKQLLPVAGRPLVARVIAQLVRAGVRDVLLVIDERHASGFLEALRDGRDLGLRSLAYVWQPSSARGMPSAIAQAEHHVRTDGLLVACGDVLIEGSLRPAVTAFASRPEGARIIAARVPDTAAHTPLTVRGDRVVALGDKDPDRHAPGLIDLGCYLYHRDVFGEIRMLRPSARGETEIWDLNRRYARRGELAVTEVAGWWSDVGGGLDAYRAADARYARDRAVDAAH; this comes from the coding sequence GTGACCGGAGTGGTCCTCGCCGGCGGCCGGGGCACCCGGCTGGCGCCGCTCACCGCCGGCACGAGCAAGCAGTTGCTGCCCGTCGCGGGGCGGCCCCTGGTGGCCCGGGTGATCGCCCAGCTCGTCCGGGCGGGCGTCCGCGACGTCCTGCTGGTGATCGACGAGCGGCACGCGTCGGGTTTCCTGGAGGCCCTGCGGGACGGCCGTGACCTGGGCCTGCGCAGCCTCGCCTACGTCTGGCAGCCGTCGTCCGCCCGCGGCATGCCGTCCGCGATCGCCCAGGCCGAGCACCACGTGCGCACCGACGGGCTGCTGGTGGCCTGCGGCGACGTGCTGATCGAGGGGTCGCTGCGGCCGGCGGTGACCGCTTTCGCGAGCCGGCCGGAGGGGGCGCGGATCATCGCCGCCCGGGTGCCGGACACCGCGGCGCACACGCCGCTGACGGTGCGCGGCGACCGGGTCGTCGCGCTGGGCGACAAGGACCCCGACCGGCACGCGCCCGGCCTGATCGACCTCGGTTGCTACCTGTACCACCGCGACGTGTTCGGCGAGATCCGCATGCTGCGCCCCTCGGCCCGCGGCGAGACCGAGATCTGGGACCTCAACCGCCGGTACGCGCGGCGCGGCGAGCTGGCCGTGACCGAGGTCGCCGGCTGGTGGTCGGACGTGGGCGGCGGCCTGGACGCCTACCGCGCGGCGGACGCCCGCTACGCCCGCGACCGGGCGGTCGACGCGGCGCATTGA
- a CDS encoding bifunctional 2-polyprenyl-6-hydroxyphenol methylase/3-demethylubiquinol 3-O-methyltransferase UbiG codes for MTTDPLSEHSVFRAFLGEPRGAAVLDLGRTAPELERWALDGGAAYTGLDLADLERWSGVGLGSFDLVVSWMALHRVRNLARLLETARHHTARDGRLVLAVPHPVVTAAPHAAPNGTPNGAPGPAPDGAVRLSGYFDEGERTWDGAMIWHRTLEGYLYELRVCGFGLVELSEGRRMRGAPAGGAVPAPRQALFRCRRATF; via the coding sequence ATGACCACCGATCCGCTGAGCGAGCACAGCGTGTTCCGCGCCTTCCTCGGGGAGCCGCGCGGCGCCGCCGTCCTCGACCTGGGACGCACGGCGCCCGAGCTGGAACGCTGGGCGCTCGACGGCGGCGCCGCCTACACGGGCCTGGACCTCGCGGATCTGGAACGCTGGTCCGGAGTGGGGCTCGGCTCGTTCGACCTGGTGGTCTCCTGGATGGCGCTGCACCGGGTCCGCAACCTCGCCCGGCTCCTGGAGACCGCGCGCCACCACACGGCACGGGACGGGCGCCTCGTGCTGGCCGTCCCGCACCCCGTGGTCACGGCCGCCCCGCACGCGGCGCCGAACGGGACGCCGAACGGGGCGCCCGGCCCCGCGCCGGACGGAGCCGTGCGGCTGAGCGGCTACTTCGACGAGGGCGAGCGCACCTGGGACGGCGCGATGATCTGGCACCGCACGCTGGAGGGCTATCTGTACGAGCTGCGCGTCTGCGGGTTCGGCCTGGTCGAGCTCTCCGAGGGGCGGCGAATGCGCGGCGCCCCCGCCGGCGGCGCGGTCCCCGCGCCGCGCCAGGCGCTGTTCCGGTGCAGACGGGCCACCTTCTGA
- a CDS encoding class I SAM-dependent methyltransferase, whose translation MTVQRPDPRSVKDEQRETWDAVSPGWERTLATFERGAATVTRRLLELGGVRPGHTVLDVATGLGEPALSAARAVGASGRVLGVDISPRMLEAARRRAAGLGNVEFAVADAESLDLAPGSFDVVLSRWGLMFAVEHAGLFRSLARLLRPGGVLAAAVWGAPARVPMMALGHAVVRERLRLPPPPPGTPGPFSMAEPGPLAAQVRRAGFVEVSVTEHEVPFRVATPDGYAEFARAVMPPGVLRAVRETFGSADDPGTWAAVAAAAERHRSGDGALLLPSTALLLRAVRPAGGDA comes from the coding sequence ATGACCGTTCAGCGGCCGGATCCCCGGTCCGTGAAGGACGAGCAACGCGAGACCTGGGACGCCGTCAGCCCGGGCTGGGAGAGGACGCTGGCGACCTTCGAGCGCGGCGCGGCCACGGTCACCCGGCGCCTGCTGGAGCTCGGCGGAGTGCGCCCCGGGCACACCGTCCTCGACGTCGCGACCGGCCTGGGCGAGCCCGCCCTGAGCGCGGCGCGCGCCGTGGGGGCGTCCGGGCGCGTCCTGGGCGTCGACATCTCCCCGCGGATGCTGGAGGCGGCGCGGCGGCGCGCCGCGGGCCTCGGCAACGTGGAGTTCGCCGTCGCCGACGCCGAGTCCCTGGACCTCGCGCCGGGCTCGTTCGACGTCGTGCTCAGCCGGTGGGGCCTGATGTTCGCCGTCGAGCACGCGGGGCTGTTCCGCTCCCTGGCCCGGCTGCTGCGCCCCGGGGGCGTCCTCGCGGCGGCGGTCTGGGGGGCGCCCGCGCGAGTGCCGATGATGGCGCTCGGGCACGCGGTGGTCAGGGAGCGGCTGCGGCTTCCCCCGCCGCCGCCCGGCACCCCGGGACCGTTCAGCATGGCCGAGCCCGGGCCGCTCGCCGCGCAGGTGCGGCGCGCCGGGTTCGTCGAGGTGTCGGTCACCGAGCACGAGGTGCCGTTCCGGGTGGCGACCCCGGACGGGTACGCCGAGTTCGCCCGGGCGGTGATGCCGCCGGGCGTGCTGCGGGCGGTGCGGGAGACCTTCGGTTCGGCGGACGACCCCGGCACGTGGGCCGCGGTGGCGGCGGCCGCCGAGCGCCACCGGTCGGGCGACGGCGCGCTCCTGCTGCCTTCGACCGCCCTGCTGCTGCGGGCGGTGCGGCCGGCGGGCGGGGACGCGTGA
- a CDS encoding cytochrome P450, with product MTAPHVPADLREHAEERFFGIINNPPDIEPHDTYRWLHANAPAFVTGSGMLILTRFADVEPALRRRELGRGKESVLNLTSLPPELIEPVMTRWKRTMVYANPPLHTRIRRRVAYAFGPHFVETLRDRVRARARELLDGLADTPGGNFMDLVAYPLGTTVLGDLLGVPHADRDRIMALALDAMKIFDPQTAAAELPACARAEIEQAEYFGALLAERRREPRDDLLSRLVAPADDDPLDEIELVATAANLMNAGIDTAPNLLGNALYALLEEPGQLALLREDPGRIPRAVDELARFDPPLNLNPRTALEPCTVAGFDLEPDQIVVSVQGAANRDPRRFSDPDRLNVLRDEGPSLAFGGGIHSCLGAHVGPLEVRELLAELVTGFRAVEPGGPARRRPGHNLRGFADVPLTLRR from the coding sequence GTGACCGCGCCGCACGTTCCCGCCGACCTCCGCGAACACGCGGAGGAGAGGTTCTTCGGCATCATCAACAACCCTCCCGACATCGAGCCCCACGACACCTACCGCTGGCTGCACGCCAACGCCCCGGCCTTCGTCACCGGCTCGGGCATGCTGATCCTGACGCGCTTCGCCGACGTCGAACCGGCGCTGCGCCGCCGCGAGCTCGGCCGGGGCAAGGAGTCGGTGCTCAACCTGACCAGCCTGCCGCCCGAGCTGATCGAGCCGGTGATGACGCGGTGGAAGCGCACCATGGTGTACGCCAACCCGCCCCTGCACACCCGGATCCGGCGGCGCGTCGCCTACGCCTTCGGCCCGCACTTCGTCGAGACGCTCCGCGACCGGGTCCGGGCCCGTGCCCGCGAGCTGCTGGACGGGCTCGCCGACACGCCCGGCGGCAACTTCATGGACCTGGTGGCCTACCCGCTGGGCACGACCGTGCTGGGGGACCTCCTCGGGGTGCCGCACGCCGACCGGGACCGCATCATGGCCCTGGCGCTGGACGCCATGAAGATCTTCGACCCGCAGACCGCGGCGGCGGAACTGCCCGCCTGCGCCCGCGCCGAGATCGAGCAGGCCGAGTACTTCGGCGCGCTGCTGGCCGAGCGGCGCCGCGAGCCCCGCGACGACCTGCTGAGCCGGCTGGTCGCCCCCGCGGACGACGACCCCCTGGACGAGATCGAGCTGGTGGCCACGGCGGCCAACCTGATGAACGCGGGCATCGACACCGCGCCCAACCTGCTGGGCAACGCCCTCTACGCGCTGCTGGAGGAGCCGGGGCAGCTCGCCCTCCTGCGCGAGGACCCCGGCCGGATCCCGCGCGCCGTGGACGAACTGGCGCGCTTCGACCCGCCGCTCAACCTCAACCCGCGCACCGCCCTGGAGCCGTGCACCGTCGCGGGCTTCGACCTGGAGCCGGACCAGATCGTCGTGAGCGTCCAGGGGGCCGCCAACCGCGACCCGAGGCGGTTCAGCGACCCCGACCGGCTGAATGTGCTGCGCGACGAGGGCCCCTCCCTGGCGTTCGGCGGCGGCATCCACTCGTGCCTGGGCGCGCACGTCGGTCCGCTGGAGGTGCGGGAACTGCTGGCCGAGCTGGTGACCGGCTTCCGCGCGGTCGAGCCGGGCGGCCCGGCCCGCCGCCGCCCCGGCCACAACCTGCGCGGCTTCGCCGACGTGCCGCTGACGCTGCGCCGGTAG
- a CDS encoding ABC transporter substrate-binding protein, translating to MTSTASEPAARPGTPRYGGTLRLRGPGGVDHIDTASAYYATSAQILRALARQLFAYPAQDDLSEPGKAFAPAPDLAAEIPTVDNGGISADLRTYTIRLRDGVRWNSAPPREVTAHDVVRGFKRLPNPVSGAGALTYFTTTIQGMREYCDAYRDAFAGVEPTAAAMAGFQNAHDIAGLRALDDKTLEFRLLHPANDFLNILATGFTAPAPVEYDAYVPDSMEFRRNTLSCAPYRLVHYADRGMEIRMERNPVWRAETDPIRGQYVDRIEIEVTDLPVPEMERRMDAGEVDLAWSYTSVSWDRPKPGQDAPPRSYPGFALNPYLVFNLRSPNAGRATSDPRVRKAIAYAVDKVAVGEILDALDAPNQPLGSVIPAGSIGHRGYDPYPTPGSRGDLAKARELLVDAGYGEGLTLIAAVRKIGIHLKVMECIAARLEEIGITLDYRYYTQAEYYGSALSDPEAGRAGAWDIAEPGFTPDWFGNNGRVIVQPLFQSNDVPGTTNYGGYSSPEVDALIERALQEPAPDAAEELWHQVDVRVMEDLPVVPILSFAAMTSRYHGKRVRNPVQVPQIEFFDITNIWLDPAD from the coding sequence ATGACCAGCACCGCGTCCGAGCCCGCCGCACGCCCCGGAACCCCCCGGTACGGCGGGACGCTGCGCCTCCGGGGGCCCGGCGGCGTCGACCACATCGACACCGCCAGCGCGTACTACGCCACCTCCGCGCAGATCCTGCGCGCGCTGGCCCGTCAGCTGTTCGCCTACCCGGCCCAGGACGACCTGTCCGAGCCCGGAAAGGCGTTCGCCCCCGCCCCCGACCTCGCGGCGGAGATCCCCACCGTGGACAACGGGGGCATCAGCGCGGACCTGCGGACCTACACCATCCGGCTGCGCGACGGAGTGCGGTGGAACTCCGCACCGCCCCGGGAGGTCACCGCGCACGACGTCGTCCGCGGCTTCAAGCGGCTGCCCAACCCGGTGTCGGGCGCGGGCGCGCTGACCTACTTCACCACCACGATCCAGGGGATGCGCGAGTACTGCGACGCCTACCGGGACGCCTTCGCCGGCGTCGAGCCGACCGCCGCCGCGATGGCCGGCTTCCAGAACGCCCACGACATCGCCGGGCTGCGCGCGCTCGACGACAAGACCCTGGAGTTCCGGCTCCTGCACCCCGCGAACGACTTCCTCAACATCCTCGCGACCGGGTTCACCGCGCCCGCGCCGGTCGAGTACGACGCGTACGTCCCCGACAGCATGGAGTTCCGCCGCAACACCCTGTCCTGCGCGCCCTACCGGCTCGTCCACTACGCCGACCGCGGCATGGAGATCCGGATGGAGCGCAACCCGGTGTGGCGCGCGGAGACCGACCCGATCCGCGGCCAGTACGTCGACCGCATCGAGATCGAGGTGACCGACCTGCCCGTCCCGGAGATGGAGCGCCGGATGGACGCGGGCGAGGTCGACCTCGCCTGGTCCTACACGTCCGTGTCGTGGGACCGGCCCAAGCCCGGCCAGGACGCCCCGCCGCGCAGCTACCCCGGATTCGCCCTCAATCCCTACCTGGTGTTCAACCTGCGCAGCCCCAACGCGGGCCGCGCCACCAGCGACCCGAGGGTGCGCAAGGCCATCGCCTACGCCGTCGACAAGGTCGCCGTCGGGGAGATCCTGGACGCGCTGGACGCGCCGAACCAGCCGCTGGGCTCGGTCATCCCCGCGGGGAGCATCGGCCACCGCGGCTACGACCCGTATCCCACCCCCGGGTCACGCGGCGACCTGGCCAAGGCGCGCGAGCTGCTGGTCGACGCGGGCTACGGGGAGGGGCTGACACTCATCGCCGCCGTCCGCAAGATCGGCATCCACCTCAAGGTCATGGAATGCATCGCCGCGCGCCTGGAGGAGATCGGCATCACGCTCGACTACCGCTACTACACCCAGGCGGAGTACTACGGCTCGGCGCTGTCGGACCCGGAGGCGGGACGCGCGGGCGCGTGGGACATCGCCGAACCCGGCTTCACGCCCGACTGGTTCGGCAACAACGGACGCGTGATCGTCCAGCCGCTGTTCCAGAGCAACGACGTCCCGGGAACCACCAACTACGGCGGCTACAGCAGCCCGGAGGTCGACGCGCTGATCGAGCGGGCCCTGCAGGAGCCCGCCCCGGACGCGGCCGAGGAACTGTGGCACCAGGTCGACGTCAGGGTCATGGAGGACCTGCCCGTCGTGCCCATCCTGTCGTTCGCGGCGATGACGTCCCGGTACCACGGCAAGCGCGTCCGCAACCCCGTCCAGGTGCCGCAGATCGAGTTCTTCGACATCACCAACATCTGGCTGGACCCCGCGGACTGA
- a CDS encoding nucleotide disphospho-sugar-binding domain-containing protein — MRVLFLTTPLVSHTFPLVPFAWAMRAAGHDVLFGTTGPALSVSGAGVHVADFDPDGRCPSVAELNARRPDIVRLRATKVADGWPLLAEVTRRYAGAMTALARRWRPDLIVTSQLQGGGLLAAAAAGVPVVEHRSSLLRGDDYFDRLPELIPETFDALGVAGPPRRRVSLEVAPPSMAPADGAWPMRYVPFNGGGVLPPDLTGRPDRRRIAVTVGTNVMAPDMALFLDRTLKAAPEVDAEFVLLMAGVATSGGTGGGTGGGTGEPVRNPPANVRVLREWVPLRAVLAGCSAILHHGGAGSILAALDAGVPQLIVPSGAPSFLQADVVRERGAGLVAAADALDAAPIRRVLADAPLRDAAREVRDEIAGMPSPAGLVDRVLALDS; from the coding sequence ATGCGCGTGCTCTTCCTGACCACTCCGCTGGTCAGCCATACGTTCCCGCTCGTCCCGTTCGCGTGGGCGATGCGCGCGGCGGGCCACGACGTGCTGTTCGGCACGACGGGCCCGGCGCTGTCGGTGTCCGGCGCCGGCGTGCACGTGGCCGACTTCGACCCGGACGGGCGGTGCCCCTCGGTCGCCGAGCTGAACGCCCGGCGTCCCGACATCGTCCGGCTCCGGGCCACGAAGGTCGCCGACGGGTGGCCGCTGCTGGCGGAGGTCACCCGCCGGTACGCCGGCGCGATGACGGCGCTGGCCCGGCGGTGGCGGCCGGACCTGATCGTGACCTCCCAGCTGCAGGGCGGCGGGCTGCTGGCCGCGGCCGCGGCGGGCGTCCCCGTCGTGGAGCACCGCTCCAGCCTGCTGCGGGGCGACGACTACTTCGACCGGCTCCCGGAGTTGATCCCCGAGACGTTCGACGCGCTCGGTGTGGCGGGCCCGCCGCGCCGCCGCGTCTCGCTGGAGGTCGCCCCGCCGAGCATGGCCCCGGCCGACGGCGCCTGGCCGATGCGGTACGTGCCGTTCAACGGGGGCGGGGTGCTGCCCCCGGATCTGACCGGGCGGCCGGACCGGCGCAGGATCGCGGTCACGGTCGGCACCAACGTCATGGCGCCCGACATGGCGCTGTTCCTGGACCGCACGCTGAAGGCGGCACCGGAGGTCGACGCCGAGTTCGTCCTGCTGATGGCGGGGGTCGCCACCAGCGGCGGGACGGGCGGCGGGACGGGCGGCGGGACCGGCGAACCCGTGCGCAACCCGCCCGCCAACGTGCGGGTGCTGCGGGAGTGGGTGCCGCTGCGGGCGGTGCTCGCGGGCTGCTCGGCGATCCTGCACCACGGCGGCGCGGGGTCCATCCTCGCCGCCCTGGACGCCGGCGTCCCGCAGCTGATCGTCCCGTCGGGCGCGCCGAGCTTCCTGCAGGCGGACGTGGTGCGCGAGCGCGGTGCCGGGCTGGTCGCCGCGGCCGACGCGCTGGACGCCGCGCCGATCCGGCGCGTGCTGGCGGACGCGCCGCTGCGGGACGCGGCGCGGGAGGTGCGCGACGAGATCGCCGGGATGCCCTCCCCGGCCGGTCTGGTGGACCGAGTCCTGGCCCTGGACAGCTGA
- a CDS encoding PLP-dependent aspartate aminotransferase family protein translates to MHFDTKLVRLGQEPADGTGDVVPPIHVAATYERRVQDPLRYFYGRGENPTREALERCLAGLEDARSATAFASGQAAGATVLSLLEPGARLVASDDVYGGTRALFALLARQGVTVDHADLSDAAAMDAAFAGDVAMVWIETPTNPLLKITDVAEAGRRARERGALVVVDNTFAGPALQRPLRLGADVTLYSTTKSIAGHSDVLGGALVCDDDRLHRAFAEHRAVTGAVPGPFDCFLVHRGLKTLSLRTARQVGNARAIVEALCASPRVGRVHYPGLPGHPGHVPAARQMSAPGSVVSFEYLGDPAKLMDRLELFTCAVSLGGVRSLVECPALMTHAGVPPRIRAELGIGDGLVRVSAGIEDARDLVADLVAALRPEEEHDR, encoded by the coding sequence ATGCACTTCGACACCAAGCTGGTGCGGCTCGGCCAGGAGCCCGCGGACGGCACGGGCGACGTGGTGCCCCCGATCCACGTCGCGGCCACGTACGAGCGGCGCGTCCAGGATCCGCTCCGGTACTTCTACGGGCGCGGCGAGAACCCGACACGGGAGGCGCTGGAGCGCTGCCTGGCGGGCCTGGAGGACGCCCGCTCCGCGACCGCCTTCGCGTCCGGCCAGGCGGCGGGGGCGACGGTGCTCTCGCTGCTGGAGCCCGGGGCGCGGCTCGTGGCCTCCGACGACGTCTACGGCGGCACCCGCGCGCTGTTCGCCCTCCTCGCCCGGCAGGGCGTCACCGTGGACCACGCCGACCTCTCCGACGCCGCCGCGATGGACGCGGCGTTCGCCGGGGACGTGGCGATGGTGTGGATCGAGACGCCGACCAACCCGCTGCTGAAGATCACCGATGTGGCGGAGGCGGGCCGGCGGGCGCGCGAGCGCGGCGCGCTGGTCGTGGTCGACAACACCTTCGCGGGGCCGGCGCTGCAACGGCCGCTGCGGCTCGGCGCGGACGTCACGCTGTACAGCACCACCAAGTCGATCGCCGGGCACTCCGACGTACTGGGCGGGGCGCTCGTCTGCGACGACGACCGGCTGCACCGTGCGTTCGCCGAGCATCGCGCCGTGACCGGGGCGGTGCCCGGCCCGTTCGACTGCTTCCTGGTGCACCGCGGGCTCAAGACGCTGTCGCTGCGCACCGCCCGGCAGGTCGGCAACGCGCGGGCCATCGTCGAGGCGCTGTGCGCTTCGCCCCGCGTGGGGCGGGTGCACTATCCGGGCCTCCCGGGCCACCCTGGGCACGTGCCGGCGGCCCGGCAGATGTCCGCGCCCGGCTCGGTCGTCAGCTTCGAGTACCTCGGCGACCCGGCGAAGCTGATGGACCGGCTGGAGCTGTTCACGTGCGCGGTCAGCCTCGGCGGCGTGCGGTCGCTCGTCGAGTGTCCGGCCCTGATGACCCACGCCGGCGTCCCGCCGCGCATCCGCGCGGAGCTGGGCATCGGCGACGGGCTGGTCCGGGTCTCGGCGGGGATCGAGGACGCGCGGGACCTGGTGGCCGATCTGGTGGCCGCGCTGCGGCCGGAGGAGGAGCACGACCGATGA
- a CDS encoding aminotransferase class V-fold PLP-dependent enzyme translates to MTDVRDDFPILRTSVDGEPPVYLDNAATTQKPARVLDAIVDHYATATANIGRSHHALARRATERYERARAAVQAALGAAHPEEIVFTGGTTDGINLLADTFGRERVGAGDEVVVCGMEHNSNLLPWRRLCERAGARLTVVPVDERGRTDRADFAAALGPRTRLAAVAHVSNVLGTVNPVREMIRDAHRAGVPVVVDGAQAVPHAPVDVRDLDADFYCFSAHKVYGPTGVGVLYGRRDLLAGLPPYRVGGGTVKGVARDEPVAYVPAPARLEAGTPDVAGAVGLAAALGYVADLGWDAVREHDAELVHRAVTALRKVPGARVVGAPEETPSGIVSFVIEGVHPYDVGGHLDRHGVAVRCGVHCASTFLDDLGLLGTVRLSFAVYNTVEEVDRAVDLLHSVRPGVWTAEHPTTRFL, encoded by the coding sequence ATGACCGATGTCAGAGACGACTTCCCGATCCTGCGGACCAGCGTGGACGGCGAGCCGCCGGTCTACCTCGACAACGCGGCGACGACACAGAAGCCGGCCCGGGTGCTGGACGCGATCGTCGACCACTACGCCACCGCCACCGCCAACATCGGCCGCAGCCATCACGCCCTCGCGCGGCGGGCCACCGAGCGCTACGAGCGGGCGCGGGCGGCGGTCCAGGCGGCCCTGGGCGCCGCCCACCCCGAGGAGATCGTGTTCACCGGCGGCACCACCGACGGGATCAACCTGCTCGCCGACACCTTCGGCCGGGAACGGGTCGGCGCGGGCGACGAGGTCGTCGTGTGCGGCATGGAGCACAACTCCAACCTGCTGCCGTGGCGGCGCCTGTGCGAGCGGGCGGGCGCGCGCCTGACCGTCGTCCCCGTCGACGAGCGGGGCCGCACCGACCGCGCCGACTTCGCCGCCGCGCTCGGCCCGCGCACCCGGCTGGCCGCCGTGGCGCACGTGTCGAACGTCCTCGGCACCGTCAACCCCGTCCGGGAGATGATCCGCGACGCGCACCGGGCCGGGGTGCCCGTGGTGGTGGACGGGGCGCAGGCCGTGCCGCACGCGCCGGTCGACGTGCGCGACCTCGACGCCGACTTCTACTGCTTCTCCGCCCACAAGGTCTACGGCCCCACGGGAGTCGGCGTGCTGTACGGGCGGCGCGACCTGCTCGCCGGGCTGCCGCCCTACCGGGTCGGCGGCGGGACGGTGAAGGGCGTGGCCCGCGACGAGCCGGTGGCCTACGTCCCGGCGCCCGCGCGGCTGGAGGCGGGCACCCCGGACGTCGCCGGAGCGGTGGGCCTGGCGGCCGCGCTCGGCTACGTCGCGGACCTCGGCTGGGACGCCGTCCGGGAGCACGACGCGGAACTGGTGCACCGCGCCGTCACGGCGCTGCGCAAGGTTCCCGGCGCGCGGGTCGTCGGCGCGCCCGAGGAGACGCCGAGCGGCATCGTCTCGTTCGTCATCGAGGGCGTCCATCCGTACGACGTCGGCGGGCACCTGGACCGGCACGGCGTGGCGGTCCGCTGCGGGGTGCACTGCGCGAGCACGTTCCTGGACGACCTCGGCCTGCTCGGCACGGTGCGGCTGTCGTTCGCGGTCTACAACACCGTCGAGGAGGTCGACCGGGCCGTCGACCTGCTGCATTCGGTGCGGCCGGGCGTGTGGACCGCCGAGCACCCGACGACGCGGTTCCTGTGA
- a CDS encoding homocysteine S-methyltransferase family protein, translating into MTDGTITWLDGGVATELQRGGLSLRAPWWTTLALNSEARREDLRRIHERYLAAGADLITANTFRCNRRALDRIGLDGAGLAWMVHAAVGVARAACGTGRARVAGSMAPVEDCYRPDLVPPDAELRDEHRWLATELMRAGVDLVLVETMNTAREARIALEQVQAAGGRAWVSFVCGDAGRLPSGEGVAAAAAAVERDGAEAVLVNCGAPADAERALAELRDACSGPIGACPGIEDRGPEDRWTHVDRHVPAALSPDGFADLLRGWRDKFAPEILGGCCGTTPDHLAAATGATP; encoded by the coding sequence ATGACCGACGGGACGATCACCTGGCTGGACGGCGGCGTCGCCACCGAGCTGCAACGCGGCGGCCTCTCCCTGCGCGCCCCCTGGTGGACCACGCTGGCGCTCAACAGCGAGGCGCGGCGGGAGGACCTGCGGCGGATCCACGAACGGTACCTGGCCGCGGGCGCCGACCTGATCACCGCCAACACCTTCCGCTGCAACCGCCGGGCGCTCGACCGGATCGGCCTGGACGGGGCGGGGCTCGCGTGGATGGTGCACGCGGCCGTGGGGGTGGCGCGGGCGGCGTGCGGCACCGGCCGGGCCCGCGTCGCCGGTTCGATGGCCCCGGTCGAGGACTGCTACCGCCCCGACCTGGTGCCGCCGGACGCGGAACTGCGGGACGAGCATCGGTGGCTGGCCACGGAGCTGATGCGGGCCGGCGTCGATCTGGTCCTCGTCGAGACGATGAACACCGCGCGGGAGGCCCGGATCGCGCTGGAGCAGGTCCAGGCCGCCGGGGGGCGGGCCTGGGTGTCGTTCGTGTGCGGCGACGCCGGGCGGCTGCCGTCGGGCGAGGGGGTGGCGGCCGCGGCCGCCGCGGTGGAACGGGACGGCGCCGAGGCCGTCCTGGTCAACTGCGGCGCACCGGCAGACGCCGAGCGCGCCCTCGCCGAGCTCCGGGACGCCTGTTCGGGCCCGATCGGCGCCTGCCCGGGGATCGAGGACCGCGGTCCCGAGGACCGCTGGACGCATGTCGACCGGCACGTCCCGGCCGCCCTGTCCCCGGACGGGTTCGCCGACCTCCTGCGGGGGTGGCGCGACAAGTTCGCGCCCGAGATCCTCGGCGGCTGCTGCGGCACCACACCAGACCACCTGGCCGCCGCGACGGGCGCCACGCCCTGA